In bacterium, a genomic segment contains:
- a CDS encoding glycosyltransferase, with translation MDRIRLSLVIHRLDAGGAERQLLALAKGLNRERFQVQVITFYPGGALEDEILGHEWIRVVNLGRKGRWGAPVCLVRLTWVLRHSRAQVVYGFMEVPAQMSLLAGRLLGTKVIWGLRRSKRDFRDYDWAERISFKTGRILSRAADLIILNSRKGQEDYVEAGYCSNKMKVVPNGIDTKYFKRAPERGAEQKKSWGLQPEAKVVGVVGRLHPMKGHEVFLKAAQKVAASQPDVYFVCAGRADRDRFHDLRALTACLGLEKRVFWAKEKRDVVGLYSALDVLCSSSIYGEGFPNVVGEAMACGVPCVVTNVGDSATVVGETGLVVSRGDPDQLASALVSLLSMPVDQRSRMGELARLRVCEEFSLEKMVSSVSKLIEELLYAGAGS, from the coding sequence ATGGATAGGATAAGGCTCTCCTTGGTCATCCACAGATTGGATGCAGGGGGGGCCGAACGCCAACTTCTGGCCTTGGCCAAAGGGCTGAATAGAGAAAGATTCCAGGTACAGGTTATCACGTTTTACCCTGGTGGCGCCCTGGAGGATGAGATCCTGGGCCATGAATGGATAAGAGTTGTGAACCTGGGAAGAAAGGGAAGATGGGGAGCCCCTGTGTGTTTGGTAAGACTCACCTGGGTGCTAAGGCATAGCAGGGCCCAGGTGGTGTACGGTTTCATGGAAGTCCCGGCACAGATGAGTCTCTTGGCCGGAAGACTCCTGGGAACCAAAGTGATCTGGGGCCTGAGGCGATCCAAAAGAGATTTCAGAGACTACGACTGGGCGGAAAGAATAAGTTTCAAGACAGGAAGGATTCTTTCAAGAGCGGCTGATCTTATAATCTTGAATTCCAGGAAAGGACAAGAGGATTATGTTGAGGCCGGGTATTGTTCTAATAAGATGAAGGTGGTTCCCAATGGAATAGACACAAAATACTTCAAGAGGGCCCCGGAGAGAGGGGCAGAGCAAAAAAAGTCTTGGGGGCTTCAGCCCGAAGCCAAGGTGGTGGGAGTTGTTGGCCGTCTCCATCCCATGAAGGGGCACGAGGTCTTTCTCAAGGCAGCTCAGAAAGTGGCAGCCTCTCAACCGGATGTGTACTTCGTCTGTGCGGGCAGAGCAGACAGAGACAGATTCCACGATCTTCGTGCCTTGACAGCCTGTTTGGGACTGGAGAAGAGGGTCTTTTGGGCCAAGGAGAAGAGAGATGTGGTAGGCCTATATTCGGCTCTAGATGTGCTTTGCTCCTCTTCCATTTACGGGGAAGGTTTCCCCAACGTGGTAGGGGAGGCCATGGCCTGCGGCGTTCCTTGCGTGGTAACCAACGTGGGTGATTCGGCCACCGTGGTGGGTGAAACAGGCCTTGTGGTCTCAAGGGGCGATCCTGACCAGCTGGCCTCAGCTCTAGTGAGCCTTCTCAGCATGCCCGTTGATCAACGCTCAAGAATGGGAGAACTGGCACGGTTGCGTGTTTGCGAGGAATTCAGCTTGGAGAAGATGGTTTCCTCGGTTTCAAAACTTATCGAAGAGCTACTGTATGCTGGAGCGGGATCTTGA
- a CDS encoding glycosyltransferase family 2 protein — translation MALFTIFTSTYNRAAKLHRPFLSLQAQTFKDFEWLVVDDGSQDETVDLIRQWACSSQFPIRYISQGHLGLHKAYNRAVREARGDLFLPLDSDDELEPTALERLLYHWNNVPEDQKSNFSGVCCLCRDEKGRIIGDRFPRDVMDSDSLEINYKYRVRGQKGGFHRLEVMKEFPFDETPEMGCNPWRRIARKYKMRFVNEVLEIYHQDSPEDSLARWPKGIRPVTGLYRCLEILNSEIDYFHYWPAEFYRAAARYTRYSFHCGLGFSQQIKGLGNRTARTLWSLAWPLGYFLFLRDKLRGRQNLQFHKLGSGS, via the coding sequence ATGGCTTTATTCACCATATTCACCTCCACGTACAACCGGGCCGCCAAATTGCATCGGCCCTTTCTGAGCCTGCAGGCCCAGACTTTTAAAGACTTCGAGTGGCTCGTTGTTGATGACGGCTCCCAGGACGAAACCGTGGATCTGATAAGGCAATGGGCTTGCTCATCGCAATTCCCCATCCGATACATATCTCAAGGACACCTTGGGCTCCACAAGGCCTATAACAGAGCAGTCCGGGAGGCCAGAGGAGACCTGTTTCTTCCTCTGGATTCGGACGACGAGCTTGAGCCCACAGCCCTGGAGAGGCTTCTATATCATTGGAACAATGTGCCCGAAGATCAGAAATCAAATTTCAGCGGGGTCTGTTGTCTGTGCCGTGATGAGAAAGGCCGCATCATAGGAGACAGGTTCCCAAGGGATGTCATGGATTCGGATAGCCTGGAGATCAACTACAAATACAGGGTCAGAGGACAGAAAGGGGGGTTCCATCGGCTGGAGGTGATGAAGGAATTCCCTTTCGACGAAACCCCGGAAATGGGATGCAATCCGTGGCGGCGCATTGCCAGAAAATACAAGATGAGATTTGTGAACGAGGTCCTGGAGATTTACCACCAAGACTCCCCCGAGGACTCATTGGCGAGGTGGCCCAAAGGTATAAGGCCCGTGACAGGGCTTTATCGGTGTCTGGAAATCCTAAATAGCGAGATAGACTATTTCCATTACTGGCCTGCCGAGTTCTACAGGGCCGCTGCCAGATACACCAGATATTCCTTTCATTGTGGCCTGGGCTTTTCCCAGCAGATAAAAGGCCTGGGGAATCGAACTGCCAGAACACTTTGGAGCCTGGCATGGCCTTTGGGCTATTTCCTATTTCTTCGAGATAAGCTGAGAGGACGCCAGAACCTTCAATTTCATAAGCTGGGCTCTGGATCCTGA
- a CDS encoding class I SAM-dependent methyltransferase produces the protein MKNTTSVHLRESNGVKREEPWLWNLLACPWCWGELEPTCTGALCRGCGAHYQRTHEGCLDLRLKQPKRMKTEIEVGIPIEESLKGPFLNLGNRAEIPEQFLGMRIPGHVSRGMLSQFPTGSHGSIALDLGCGDGRHGDLCKRAGFQWVGVDISPTSKATLLADGHSLPFRTEAFDFVLSIAVLEHLAYPFLAMAEVRRVLKTKGVVMGTVAFLEPYHSNSHYHHSHLGVLACLQTAGLKVEWISPQPGWDALGALSGQLFPRAPKWLSRVLVGPTRIFHQLWWLAGKFLTPRGSVLEEKKLFALAGAFVFRALKE, from the coding sequence TTGAAAAACACCACCAGTGTACATCTTAGAGAATCTAATGGGGTCAAGAGGGAGGAACCCTGGTTATGGAACCTTCTGGCATGCCCCTGGTGCTGGGGAGAGCTGGAGCCCACTTGCACAGGAGCCCTCTGCAGAGGCTGCGGTGCACATTACCAGCGCACCCATGAGGGCTGTTTGGATTTACGCTTGAAGCAACCCAAGCGGATGAAAACAGAGATAGAGGTGGGAATCCCTATCGAGGAATCCTTGAAAGGGCCTTTTCTTAACCTAGGAAACAGAGCAGAGATACCCGAGCAGTTTCTAGGTATGCGTATCCCCGGACATGTGAGCCGGGGGATGTTGAGCCAATTTCCCACAGGGTCGCACGGCAGCATAGCCTTGGATTTGGGCTGTGGTGACGGAAGGCATGGGGATCTTTGCAAGAGGGCAGGTTTTCAGTGGGTAGGGGTTGACATCTCGCCCACATCCAAGGCCACCTTGTTGGCGGATGGCCATTCCCTGCCTTTCAGGACCGAGGCCTTTGATTTCGTGCTTTCCATAGCCGTCTTGGAACACCTGGCTTATCCCTTCTTGGCCATGGCAGAGGTGAGAAGGGTTCTGAAGACCAAGGGGGTGGTCATGGGCACAGTGGCCTTTTTGGAGCCTTACCACAGCAACAGCCACTACCACCACAGTCACCTAGGGGTGCTTGCATGCCTCCAGACAGCGGGTTTGAAGGTGGAGTGGATTTCTCCACAGCCGGGCTGGGATGCTCTTGGCGCACTATCGGGCCAGTTGTTTCCCAGGGCTCCGAAATGGCTCTCCAGGGTTCTGGTGGGGCCCACCCGTATCTTCCACCAGCTTTGGTGGCTGGCGGGGAAGTTTCTTACCCCTCGCGGTAGTGTTCTGGAGGAGAAGAAACTGTTCGCCCTGGCTGGAGCCTTTGTATTCAGGGCGCTAAAGGAGTGA
- a CDS encoding MraY family glycosyltransferase has protein sequence MLKNMPLVYALAGVLAFAVSVYFTPIIRTAALKFGILDKPDGRLKKQQDAVPYLGGLAVYLGFLVALAFTFSFEEKVMGVLLGATLVLVLGLLDDLGRLSPHVKLGFQLLAALVLVKSGIRIELVFLPEWVELPLSVLWILLVTNALNIIDIMDGLATGVAAIACMALFCVSIINGRPAVAVMAISLAGSLAGFIKFNFAPARIYLGDTGSLFVGSVLASLTLIGSYTIKNTVSLLAPVVILGVPLFDTAFVSYIRWRRGMPVFLGSPDHFALRLRKWRLTVAQTVLCSYAACAVLAACAIWMMYLPDLGAVAVIVGLGFLGLGIGAFLRKIDMSM, from the coding sequence GTGCTAAAAAATATGCCTCTCGTCTATGCCCTAGCGGGAGTTTTGGCCTTTGCCGTCAGCGTCTATTTCACCCCTATCATAAGAACTGCGGCCCTTAAGTTCGGCATTCTGGACAAGCCTGATGGAAGGCTCAAGAAGCAGCAGGATGCAGTGCCTTACCTGGGAGGATTGGCCGTTTACCTGGGGTTTCTGGTGGCCCTGGCCTTCACGTTTTCTTTTGAAGAAAAGGTTATGGGGGTGCTCCTGGGGGCAACCCTGGTGCTTGTTCTGGGATTGTTGGACGACCTAGGACGGCTTTCACCCCATGTGAAACTAGGATTTCAGCTTTTGGCTGCCCTTGTATTGGTGAAATCAGGAATAAGAATTGAGCTGGTTTTCCTCCCCGAGTGGGTGGAGCTGCCTCTTTCTGTGCTATGGATACTTCTTGTTACCAATGCTCTGAACATCATCGACATAATGGACGGCTTGGCTACAGGCGTTGCGGCCATCGCTTGCATGGCTCTTTTCTGCGTCTCGATCATCAACGGACGCCCGGCAGTGGCGGTCATGGCTATATCTTTGGCTGGTTCTCTGGCGGGCTTCATCAAGTTCAACTTCGCCCCTGCCAGAATCTATCTGGGAGACACAGGAAGCCTGTTCGTGGGCTCGGTTCTGGCCTCATTGACCTTGATAGGCAGCTACACCATAAAGAATACTGTAAGCCTTCTGGCCCCCGTGGTGATCTTGGGAGTTCCGCTTTTCGACACGGCCTTTGTGTCTTACATAAGGTGGCGAAGGGGAATGCCTGTTTTCTTGGGAAGTCCGGATCACTTTGCATTGAGGCTGAGAAAATGGAGGCTGACCGTTGCGCAGACGGTGCTTTGCAGCTACGCTGCTTGCGCGGTTCTTGCAGCCTGTGCCATATGGATGATGTATCTTCCTGACTTGGGAGCCGTTGCTGTGATTGTGGGCTTGGGATTCTTGGGCTTGGGCATAGGGGCCTTTCTCAGGAAAATAGACATGAGCATGTAG
- a CDS encoding glycosyltransferase: protein MKSPKVSVVIAAFNRAGTLSRSLKSVLDQTEADFEIIVVDDGSTDNTLALIPKLKDSRIRWETHGFNRGAAAARNTGVRAAKGKWIAFLDSDDEWLPGKLEAQLRLLSEQDHKIGVCTGYYLKEEGQPTCKRLTPPRPFSWHKHLLLGCDLGPGTTLMVAREAFEQVGFLDEGFRRLEDWEWLLRFVKRFRLETVPEPLAIVHRQRHARAQVVEEATWKLVSLYENEARRYGLVFERRFRARRWLHLAWLYSLEGNIPKGSKYFIKAILDDPAPPPGMILLVLDAFLGTKMAPKASLWRSKMKSGLCKSRVTGQTRGR from the coding sequence ATGAAGTCCCCAAAGGTTAGCGTAGTGATCGCGGCTTTTAACAGGGCGGGGACTCTGTCCCGCAGTCTCAAGAGCGTGCTGGATCAGACTGAAGCGGATTTTGAGATAATAGTTGTGGATGATGGATCCACAGATAACACCCTTGCCCTGATCCCCAAGCTTAAAGATTCACGTATTCGGTGGGAAACTCACGGTTTTAATCGAGGTGCAGCAGCTGCAAGAAACACTGGTGTGCGGGCAGCCAAAGGCAAATGGATAGCTTTTCTGGATTCGGATGATGAGTGGCTGCCTGGCAAGCTTGAGGCTCAGCTAAGGCTTCTATCTGAGCAAGACCATAAGATCGGGGTCTGCACAGGTTACTATCTCAAGGAGGAAGGCCAACCTACTTGCAAGAGGCTGACCCCTCCAAGGCCTTTTTCATGGCATAAGCACCTACTTCTTGGATGTGATCTGGGCCCAGGTACCACCTTGATGGTTGCCAGAGAAGCTTTCGAGCAGGTCGGTTTCCTGGACGAAGGATTCCGAAGGCTGGAGGACTGGGAGTGGCTCCTTAGGTTCGTGAAACGTTTCAGGCTGGAAACTGTTCCTGAGCCTCTTGCCATAGTGCACAGGCAAAGGCATGCTAGGGCGCAGGTGGTTGAAGAGGCTACCTGGAAATTGGTTTCCTTGTACGAAAATGAGGCTCGTAGGTACGGACTTGTCTTTGAAAGAAGATTTCGTGCCAGGCGATGGCTGCACCTGGCATGGTTGTACTCTTTAGAAGGAAACATTCCCAAGGGATCAAAATATTTCATAAAGGCCATTTTGGATGACCCAGCCCCTCCTCCCGGCATGATTCTGCTTGTTCTAGATGCATTCCTTGGAACAAAAATGGCTCCGAAGGCCAGCCTTTGGCGAAGCAAAATGAAATCCGGCTTGTGCAAATCCAGGGTGACTGGTCAGACTAGGGGGAGGTGA
- a CDS encoding glycosyltransferase, with protein MGGAEMQLLRVLPWLARSGYENSVCGLKGPGPMTPKFESLGIQASWLGGKGKWDFRVLFRLYRELRRLRPSILHCYTTLANWAGAAAGRAAGVPLIVMSDRDIRTWLRPWQVMVDRCAFKLGTCMTMPSEAIKRFNIERLGHPPRRLVVVPNGISVAQGGSVGENQRGLEKGFRKRDIALIGYVGRITEPLKGLAILLQSLSLLKGFGLQYKALVVGDGRDRKRMEELSHQLGLEEKVAFLGERNDVPDLMQELDLLVIPSLCEGSPNVALEAMAMGVPVVATHVGGTPELLKDGITGWLVPPGDPVALAKTMAWVLKEPTQAMEVACRARTWVVHHRSAEAAGAAVARLYDFLLAKMQKRKNYLREMHPQG; from the coding sequence GTGGGGGGTGCAGAGATGCAGCTGCTCAGGGTTCTTCCCTGGCTGGCAAGATCAGGTTATGAGAACTCTGTTTGCGGCCTCAAGGGTCCGGGCCCCATGACTCCGAAGTTTGAATCCCTTGGTATCCAGGCATCATGGCTGGGTGGGAAGGGGAAATGGGATTTCAGGGTGCTGTTTAGACTTTACAGAGAACTTCGTCGCCTTAGACCCTCCATCCTCCACTGCTATACCACCTTGGCCAACTGGGCCGGTGCGGCAGCCGGCAGAGCTGCCGGCGTGCCTCTCATAGTCATGTCAGATAGGGACATCAGGACATGGCTCAGGCCTTGGCAGGTAATGGTGGATAGATGTGCTTTCAAGTTAGGGACCTGTATGACCATGCCATCCGAGGCTATCAAGCGATTTAACATAGAGAGACTCGGCCATCCACCCCGGAGGCTGGTGGTGGTTCCAAACGGAATCAGTGTGGCACAAGGAGGGAGTGTCGGTGAGAATCAAAGAGGTTTGGAAAAAGGCTTTAGAAAGAGAGACATAGCGCTTATTGGGTACGTGGGAAGGATTACTGAACCGTTGAAGGGGCTGGCCATCCTACTCCAATCGCTTTCATTGCTGAAAGGCTTCGGGCTGCAATATAAGGCTCTGGTGGTGGGTGATGGAAGGGACAGAAAAAGGATGGAAGAGCTCTCACATCAATTGGGGTTGGAAGAGAAAGTGGCCTTTCTGGGCGAGAGAAACGACGTGCCTGATCTTATGCAAGAGCTGGATCTCTTGGTCATACCCTCTCTCTGTGAGGGCTCTCCTAATGTGGCATTGGAGGCCATGGCCATGGGAGTGCCTGTTGTGGCCACCCATGTGGGAGGCACTCCAGAGCTTCTCAAAGACGGAATAACGGGGTGGCTTGTGCCGCCCGGTGATCCGGTTGCCTTGGCAAAGACCATGGCCTGGGTTCTAAAAGAACCAACACAAGCTATGGAGGTGGCCTGCCGGGCCAGAACATGGGTGGTCCACCATCGTTCTGCAGAGGCAGCCGGTGCTGCGGTAGCTAGGCTCTATGACTTCCTCCTGGCAAAGATGCAGAAGAGAAAAAACTACCTCAGGGAGATGCACCCTCAAGGGTAA
- a CDS encoding FAD-dependent oxidoreductase, with the protein MIIIAGGGMTGLSAAHHIQASGQKYVLLEKAGALGGLCRSIRKGGYTFDWSGHLFCPREHWVISWVEELLNGDLLWFQRESCVHVKGENIPFPIQAHLGALPRPYLLECLASFLRERAQEKDSQELGTWPDWISTTFGKALAQLFFFPYHEKLWGVPLEELSAQGLEWSVPRPTVEEVVDGALGVKNPLLGYNANLSYPSNGGIEEIPKAMARELVGVYTLSSLQRVLWKQKQVVVKGFGKLSYRKLISTIPLSALLRLLEPPVEEEILAFPAPRAVSIWVLNVGIKRPSASHYHWIYFPEKEFPFFRVGCYTAFGAHLAPPGRSSFYVEIPCHVVCGLSKELMVERTLKAMVRCGILKSTGEVEIVLPVKIPVAYVIHDVSRSRWLPRVLFFLESHGIRCAGRYGAWGYGTMEHAIIQGREAAQWAVEE; encoded by the coding sequence ATGATCATTATTGCCGGAGGGGGTATGACCGGCTTGAGTGCAGCACATCACATACAGGCCTCAGGCCAGAAATACGTTCTCCTGGAGAAGGCCGGTGCTTTGGGAGGTCTTTGCCGATCCATTCGGAAAGGCGGTTATACATTCGACTGGTCAGGACACCTGTTTTGCCCCAGAGAGCATTGGGTCATCTCCTGGGTGGAGGAGCTTCTCAACGGAGATCTACTGTGGTTTCAAAGGGAGTCCTGTGTCCATGTGAAAGGAGAAAACATTCCCTTCCCCATCCAGGCTCATCTCGGTGCTTTGCCCAGGCCTTATCTTCTGGAATGCCTGGCATCCTTCCTAAGGGAGCGGGCCCAAGAAAAGGATTCTCAAGAATTGGGAACTTGGCCGGATTGGATAAGTACAACCTTCGGAAAGGCATTGGCTCAGCTCTTTTTCTTCCCTTACCATGAAAAGCTATGGGGAGTCCCACTGGAAGAATTGTCGGCCCAGGGCTTGGAGTGGTCTGTTCCCAGACCCACTGTGGAGGAAGTAGTGGACGGAGCTCTTGGTGTTAAGAATCCCCTGCTGGGGTACAACGCCAATCTCTCGTATCCTTCAAATGGTGGTATAGAGGAGATTCCTAAAGCCATGGCCAGGGAGCTGGTAGGGGTCTACACACTATCCAGCCTTCAAAGGGTACTCTGGAAACAAAAGCAAGTTGTGGTGAAGGGTTTTGGAAAGCTTAGCTACCGAAAGCTGATCTCTACCATTCCTCTTTCGGCGTTGCTGAGGCTGCTGGAGCCTCCTGTGGAGGAAGAGATCTTGGCCTTTCCCGCTCCCAGAGCCGTGTCCATATGGGTTCTCAACGTTGGGATCAAGAGACCCTCGGCCAGTCATTACCACTGGATCTATTTTCCTGAAAAGGAGTTTCCCTTTTTCCGGGTAGGATGCTACACGGCCTTTGGAGCTCACCTGGCGCCCCCTGGGCGCAGCTCTTTTTACGTTGAGATCCCCTGTCACGTGGTGTGTGGATTGTCAAAGGAGCTGATGGTGGAGCGCACCTTGAAGGCCATGGTGCGATGCGGGATTCTGAAAAGCACTGGAGAGGTGGAGATAGTGTTGCCTGTCAAGATACCAGTGGCATATGTAATCCACGATGTTTCGCGCAGCAGGTGGCTTCCTAGGGTTCTATTCTTCTTGGAATCGCACGGTATTCGGTGCGCAGGCAGGTACGGAGCCTGGGGCTACGGCACTATGGAGCACGCCATCATCCAGGGTCGGGAGGCCGCTCAGTGGGCCGTGGAAGAATAA
- a CDS encoding glycosyltransferase — protein MVEQSPRILQVSTSDGGGGAEKVAYNLHHTYLGRGYSAWLAVGYKWTDDPGILVIADHSCGSLWTRFWFSIGNGLSSLVGRVRGAGRLRNYIQLIGQPRRLLETHRGHEDFYFPGTWRLLDLTPEGPDIVHCHNLHGGYFDLRALPWLSQQVPVILTLHDAWLLSGHCAHSFDCERWRTGCGQCPDLTIYPAIRRDGTAYNWRRKKKIFEKSRLYVATPSRWLMQKVEQSMLAPAIVEARVIPNGVDLSVFHPSEKPAVRAALGMPPNAKVLLFAANGIRRNPWKDYGTLRGAVALIAGSMRGQRLLFVALGEDAPAERIGRAEIQFVPYQKDSAAVALYYQAADVYTHAARADTFPNTVLEALACGVPVVATAVGGIPEQIKGLEWEAHPRAYPSYPPQQATGILVPPKNPEMLAKALCLLLEDGNLRECLGANAAQEARIRFDLQKQVDAYLEWFQEILSRWSHPKKG, from the coding sequence TTGGTTGAGCAATCCCCACGAATCTTGCAAGTTAGCACATCTGACGGAGGCGGTGGGGCAGAGAAGGTCGCTTACAACCTGCATCATACCTACCTAGGACGGGGCTATTCTGCATGGCTCGCCGTCGGCTACAAATGGACAGATGACCCAGGTATCCTCGTTATCGCTGATCATTCCTGCGGTAGCCTGTGGACGCGCTTCTGGTTTTCCATAGGCAATGGGCTTTCTTCTCTCGTGGGGAGAGTACGGGGGGCTGGGCGATTGCGAAATTACATTCAATTGATCGGGCAACCAAGGCGTCTATTGGAAACCCACCGCGGGCATGAGGACTTCTATTTTCCGGGCACTTGGCGTCTTTTGGATTTAACCCCCGAGGGTCCCGATATCGTACACTGCCACAACCTTCATGGTGGCTACTTTGACTTGAGAGCCCTTCCCTGGCTCAGCCAGCAGGTGCCAGTGATTCTTACACTTCACGACGCGTGGTTGTTAAGCGGTCACTGCGCCCATTCCTTTGATTGCGAACGCTGGAGAACTGGCTGTGGTCAATGCCCTGACCTGACTATCTATCCGGCAATTCGGCGAGATGGAACAGCCTATAACTGGAGGAGAAAGAAAAAGATATTTGAGAAAAGTCGCCTTTATGTGGCAACCCCTTCTCGATGGTTGATGCAGAAAGTGGAGCAGTCCATGCTTGCGCCTGCCATCGTAGAGGCGCGGGTCATCCCCAATGGCGTGGACTTGTCCGTCTTCCATCCTTCAGAGAAGCCGGCGGTTCGGGCAGCTTTGGGCATGCCGCCAAACGCGAAGGTCCTACTTTTTGCCGCCAACGGAATCCGTCGGAACCCGTGGAAAGACTATGGGACTTTGCGAGGAGCCGTTGCTCTAATTGCCGGGAGCATGAGAGGACAACGGTTACTTTTTGTTGCTCTGGGCGAAGATGCACCAGCAGAGCGAATCGGTCGGGCGGAAATCCAGTTTGTGCCTTATCAAAAAGATTCGGCTGCAGTAGCGCTCTACTATCAGGCAGCGGATGTGTATACCCATGCCGCTCGCGCAGACACATTTCCGAATACTGTTCTTGAAGCCCTTGCCTGCGGAGTGCCGGTTGTAGCTACGGCCGTCGGAGGTATCCCCGAACAGATAAAAGGTCTGGAATGGGAGGCACATCCAAGGGCTTATCCTAGCTATCCCCCACAACAAGCCACGGGCATCCTGGTTCCCCCGAAGAACCCTGAAATGTTGGCAAAGGCCTTGTGCTTGCTATTAGAAGACGGCAATCTCAGGGAGTGCTTGGGGGCGAATGCAGCGCAGGAGGCCAGGATTCGTTTTGACTTGCAGAAACAGGTGGATGCGTATCTGGAATGGTTTCAGGAGATCCTTTCCCGTTGGAGTCATCCCAAGAAAGGGTGA
- a CDS encoding glycosyltransferase family 2 protein, with protein sequence MLLSIITPCLNQVLFVKEAVESVLAQDYYPVEHIVVDGGSTDGTLDVLAEFEGIRVISEPDRGLYDALNKGIAAARGDVIGFLNADDMYVPWVFQDVMRCFQRSPQLNSVCGGAEIVEHSPEGEKRKRVFLSPSYSSLSVRNICLGQPLLNARFFRKGVFHRLGYFDWRYRVGSDREFLVRLALAGVTSEHLPKCVYIYRSHPASLTFDPSTRHAFETNQEYWLIAERFLKQSLSQRERLWIQMWHARISTEMVSLGLKKRNLDHTLRALRRGFKSSPWWFAFLGIRFARRLKMALRDASI encoded by the coding sequence TTGCTACTTTCCATAATAACTCCTTGCCTAAATCAAGTTCTTTTTGTGAAGGAGGCTGTTGAAAGCGTCCTGGCTCAGGACTACTACCCTGTGGAGCATATTGTGGTGGACGGAGGTTCAACAGACGGTACTCTGGATGTCCTGGCAGAATTCGAAGGAATAAGAGTGATCAGCGAGCCTGACAGGGGTCTGTATGATGCCCTCAACAAGGGTATTGCTGCAGCCCGAGGGGATGTAATCGGATTTTTAAATGCTGATGACATGTACGTGCCATGGGTCTTCCAAGACGTCATGAGGTGTTTCCAGAGATCCCCGCAGTTGAACTCGGTATGTGGCGGAGCCGAGATAGTTGAACACTCCCCGGAAGGGGAAAAGCGAAAACGTGTTTTCCTGAGTCCCTCTTACAGTTCCCTGAGTGTGCGTAACATCTGCCTGGGTCAGCCACTGCTGAACGCCCGTTTTTTCAGAAAGGGGGTTTTCCACAGGCTGGGCTACTTCGATTGGCGCTACAGGGTAGGCTCTGACAGGGAATTTCTTGTGCGGCTAGCTTTAGCGGGAGTTACAAGTGAGCACTTGCCTAAATGCGTTTATATCTACAGGTCTCATCCGGCTTCTCTCACCTTCGACCCCTCTACCCGCCATGCCTTCGAAACCAACCAAGAGTACTGGTTGATCGCAGAGAGGTTTCTAAAACAATCGCTCTCCCAGCGGGAAAGGCTTTGGATTCAGATGTGGCACGCTCGCATCTCTACCGAGATGGTTTCCCTCGGCCTAAAAAAAAGAAACTTGGATCATACCCTTAGAGCCCTGCGGCGTGGCTTTAAGTCCAGTCCCTGGTGGTTTGCCTTTCTGGGAATAAGATTTGCCAGGCGTCTCAAGATGGCTTTGCGAGACGCCTCTATTTGA